In one window of Holophagales bacterium DNA:
- a CDS encoding ABC transporter permease — MRTVLRAFRDEVRGALHDPGALLVLVGAISLYAFFYPTPYRREVLKEVPVAVVDLDRTPLSRKLVRMADAHELVRVTARPASLAEAEGLVLRGAAGGILAIPSGFERDVKRGAPATVGVFADATYFLVYRQALTGLAETTATLSAGIEVKRLQALGMPEAKALAFRDPLPLVSRPLFNPAEGYASYVVPGVLILILQQTLLIGIGLRGAADLDALGEGPLLARAAASVTGRSLAFCLLYAVHALFYFGIVARVFGFPVRGGGLAAAALVVPFLLSTSFLGLALSVLFRRREAAIQTLLFTSLPAVFLASYAWPPEALPAWLRFASQAIPSTCAIPALLRVNQMGASLAHVRHELAVLWGLAVVFFVAAVLAQAARMRRTA; from the coding sequence GTGAGGACCGTCTTGCGGGCGTTCCGCGACGAGGTCCGCGGGGCCCTCCACGACCCGGGCGCGCTCCTCGTCCTCGTCGGCGCCATCTCTCTCTACGCCTTCTTCTATCCGACACCCTACCGGCGCGAGGTCCTGAAGGAGGTCCCCGTCGCCGTCGTCGACCTCGACCGGACGCCGCTCTCCCGCAAGCTCGTGCGGATGGCCGACGCGCACGAGCTCGTCCGGGTCACGGCGCGCCCCGCGAGCCTCGCCGAGGCCGAGGGGCTCGTCCTGCGGGGCGCGGCCGGAGGCATCCTCGCGATCCCTTCGGGATTCGAGCGGGACGTGAAGCGGGGTGCGCCCGCCACGGTCGGGGTCTTCGCCGACGCGACGTACTTCCTCGTCTACCGCCAGGCGCTGACGGGCCTCGCCGAGACGACCGCTACGCTCTCGGCCGGCATCGAGGTGAAACGCCTCCAGGCGCTGGGGATGCCGGAGGCGAAGGCCCTGGCGTTTCGCGACCCTCTCCCGCTCGTCTCCCGCCCGCTCTTCAACCCGGCCGAGGGGTACGCCAGCTACGTCGTTCCCGGAGTCCTGATCCTGATCCTCCAGCAGACGCTCCTCATCGGCATCGGCCTGAGGGGCGCGGCCGACCTCGACGCGCTCGGCGAGGGCCCGCTCCTCGCCCGCGCCGCCGCGTCGGTCACCGGCAGGTCCCTGGCGTTCTGCCTTCTCTACGCGGTCCACGCCCTCTTCTACTTCGGCATCGTCGCGCGCGTCTTCGGCTTCCCGGTCCGGGGCGGAGGCCTCGCCGCGGCGGCGCTCGTCGTGCCGTTCCTCCTGTCGACGAGCTTCCTCGGGCTGGCGCTCTCGGTCCTCTTCCGGAGGCGCGAGGCGGCGATCCAGACTCTCCTCTTCACGTCGCTCCCCGCGGTCTTCCTCGCGAGCTACGCCTGGCCGCCGGAGGCGCTCCCCGCGTGGCTCCGATTCGCCTCGCAGGCGATCCCCTCGACGTGCGCGATCCCGGCGCTGCTGCGCGTGAACCAGATGGGCGCCTCCCTCGCACACGTCAGGCACGAGCTGGCGGTCCTCTGGGGGCTCGCGGTCGTCTTCTTCGTCGCCGCCGTGCTCGCTCAGGCCGCCCGGATGCGGCGGACGGCCTGA
- a CDS encoding ABC transporter ATP-binding protein, which produces MKDFSRFLAYFSRRPKEYVLGFGTMALSAALFLAMPRLVRHILESLEKDPSPRLIALSCAVILGLAAADSILFFFTRRILIGASRDVEFEMREDLFAHLLRLPPRWHRKSRVGDVMSRAVNDLSAVRMMIGPGIMQAANTLVVGTIAVTLMAFASPTLTLVALAILPFVAVATQVMGKVTHRRFTAIQEFFSEISASAQENISGVRLVRAFAREATEERRFDAKNREFRKRNLGLARLNALYFPMLQALVGAGFAAVLWVGGRKILAGELTVPRYVEFNLYLMELVWPAIALGWVVNLWQRGSASWNRMAELWAAEPLAAESADGPLPGGTLEVKGLTFSYDDGPPVLRNVSLTVEPGTTVALVGRTGSGKSTLLNLLLRLEEPPFGAIRLGGRDLRETPLPLLRRALVAVPQETFLFSDTLANNIAIGRPGASRAEIERAALEAGLGPDLATFPKGLETLVGERGITLSGGQKQRTALARALLADAGFLVLDDAFSSVDTETEEKILEAVKARSGTRTVFLVSHRLSTIQHADVVIVLEKGRVAETGTHEELLRAGGLYAELAERQRLSDEVEAA; this is translated from the coding sequence TTGAAGGACTTCTCCCGCTTCCTCGCCTACTTCTCGCGCCGTCCGAAAGAGTACGTCCTCGGGTTCGGGACGATGGCCCTCTCGGCCGCGCTCTTCCTGGCGATGCCGCGACTCGTGAGGCACATTCTCGAATCGCTCGAGAAGGACCCCTCGCCCCGGCTCATCGCCCTCTCCTGCGCCGTGATCCTGGGCCTCGCCGCGGCGGACTCGATCCTCTTCTTCTTCACCCGGCGGATCCTGATCGGCGCCTCGCGCGACGTGGAGTTCGAGATGCGCGAGGACCTCTTCGCGCACCTCCTGAGGCTCCCTCCCCGCTGGCACCGCAAGAGCCGCGTGGGCGACGTCATGAGCCGCGCCGTCAACGACCTCTCGGCCGTGAGGATGATGATCGGGCCGGGGATCATGCAGGCCGCGAACACGCTCGTCGTCGGGACGATCGCCGTGACGCTCATGGCGTTCGCGTCTCCGACACTCACCCTCGTGGCCCTCGCGATCCTCCCGTTCGTCGCCGTCGCGACGCAGGTCATGGGAAAGGTCACCCACCGGCGCTTCACGGCGATCCAGGAGTTCTTCAGCGAGATCTCGGCGAGCGCGCAGGAGAACATCAGCGGGGTGCGGCTCGTCCGCGCCTTCGCGCGCGAGGCGACCGAGGAGCGGCGCTTCGACGCGAAGAACCGCGAGTTCCGGAAGCGCAACCTGGGCCTCGCACGCCTGAACGCGCTCTACTTCCCGATGCTCCAGGCGCTCGTCGGCGCCGGCTTCGCCGCCGTCCTCTGGGTCGGCGGCCGGAAGATCCTCGCGGGCGAGCTGACCGTTCCCCGGTACGTCGAGTTCAACCTCTACCTCATGGAGCTCGTCTGGCCCGCGATCGCGCTCGGCTGGGTCGTGAACCTCTGGCAGCGCGGGTCGGCCTCCTGGAACCGGATGGCCGAGCTCTGGGCCGCCGAGCCGCTCGCCGCCGAGAGCGCCGACGGGCCGCTCCCCGGCGGGACGCTCGAGGTGAAGGGCCTGACCTTCTCCTACGACGACGGCCCGCCCGTCCTCCGGAACGTCTCCCTCACGGTGGAGCCGGGGACGACGGTCGCCCTCGTCGGGCGGACCGGCTCGGGCAAGTCGACGCTCCTGAACCTCCTGCTGCGGCTGGAGGAGCCCCCGTTCGGCGCGATCCGGCTCGGGGGGCGCGACCTGCGCGAGACGCCCCTGCCGCTCCTGCGGCGCGCCCTCGTCGCCGTGCCGCAGGAGACGTTCCTCTTCTCCGACACGCTCGCGAACAACATCGCGATCGGCCGGCCCGGGGCGTCGCGCGCCGAGATCGAGCGCGCGGCCCTCGAAGCCGGCCTCGGCCCCGACCTCGCGACCTTCCCGAAGGGGCTCGAGACGCTCGTCGGCGAGCGCGGCATCACCCTCTCGGGCGGGCAGAAGCAGCGGACCGCCCTCGCCCGGGCGCTCCTCGCGGACGCTGGGTTCCTCGTCCTGGACGACGCGTTCTCCTCCGTCGACACCGAGACCGAAGAGAAGATCCTCGAGGCCGTGAAGGCCCGGTCGGGCACGCGGACCGTCTTCCTCGTCTCGCACCGCCTCTCCACGATCCAGCACGCCGACGTCGTCATCGTTCTCGAGAAGGGGCGCGTCGCCGAGACGGGGACGCACGAGGAGCTCCTCCGGGCCGGGGGCCTCTACGCGGAGCTGGCCGAGCGCCAGCGCCTCTCGGACGAAGTGGAGGCGGCGTAG
- a CDS encoding transglutaminase domain-containing protein: MNRSVCLSLGFLVALSGCAPAARETPVAEATPRPAATTTPPSPAANVVTAEIQAGIEKHVEAEVARGDGYFSLPFEKKTLRLKLVRVHTEYLSSLGPTRQFACVDLADVSGDVYDVDFFLDGGAGDMKVSETTVHKLNGQPYYAWEQKEDKTWHRVEVTGAADEHLGVLKGTDAFEFVYKATLPQIPAQARMWLPMPTSDAYQTVEVVSVRAPGQSRTLKDRAHGNEVLFLELGPGDSGKTVEMRFSVKRREKSAYADGRPRPGEFLEPERLVPTSENFSKIAAETLAGKKGELVRARALYDHVIDRMRYMKYGEGWGQGDAVRACSAASGNCTDFHSYFIALARAAGIPARFAIGASIPSERNEGGIDGYHCWAEFWAEGKWWPVDISEADKYTALSTYYFGHHPANRIELSRGRDLVVDPAPASGPINFLAYPVLEVAGQPKKAKVEFSFERAHPRPSGARSS, translated from the coding sequence ATGAACCGTTCCGTGTGTCTGTCGCTGGGATTTCTCGTCGCTCTCTCCGGCTGCGCCCCGGCAGCCCGCGAAACGCCCGTCGCCGAAGCGACGCCGCGACCGGCGGCCACGACGACCCCGCCGTCTCCGGCGGCGAACGTCGTGACGGCCGAGATCCAGGCGGGAATCGAGAAGCACGTCGAGGCGGAGGTCGCGCGCGGGGACGGGTACTTCTCCCTGCCCTTCGAGAAGAAGACCCTTCGCCTCAAGCTCGTCCGCGTTCACACCGAGTACCTCTCCAGCCTCGGGCCGACGCGGCAGTTCGCGTGCGTCGACCTGGCCGACGTGAGCGGAGACGTCTACGACGTCGACTTCTTCCTGGACGGCGGGGCGGGCGACATGAAGGTGTCCGAGACGACCGTCCACAAGCTGAACGGCCAGCCCTACTACGCCTGGGAGCAGAAGGAAGACAAGACGTGGCACCGCGTCGAGGTCACGGGCGCGGCGGACGAGCACCTCGGGGTCCTGAAGGGCACCGACGCGTTCGAGTTCGTCTACAAGGCCACGCTTCCACAGATCCCGGCCCAGGCCCGAATGTGGCTGCCGATGCCCACGTCGGATGCCTATCAGACGGTCGAGGTCGTGTCGGTTCGAGCGCCCGGCCAGAGCCGTACGCTGAAGGATCGCGCACACGGAAACGAGGTCCTCTTCCTCGAGCTCGGACCGGGCGATTCCGGCAAGACGGTGGAGATGCGGTTCTCGGTGAAACGCAGGGAGAAGAGCGCCTACGCCGACGGCCGCCCTCGCCCGGGCGAGTTCCTCGAGCCCGAGCGTCTCGTTCCGACGAGCGAGAACTTCTCGAAGATCGCAGCGGAGACTCTCGCCGGCAAGAAGGGCGAGCTCGTCCGGGCGCGCGCCCTCTACGACCACGTCATCGACCGGATGCGCTACATGAAGTACGGCGAAGGCTGGGGCCAGGGAGACGCCGTCCGCGCCTGCAGCGCGGCCTCCGGCAACTGCACCGACTTCCACTCCTATTTCATCGCCCTCGCCCGCGCCGCCGGGATCCCGGCCCGCTTCGCCATCGGCGCCTCCATCCCGTCCGAGCGCAACGAGGGCGGAATCGACGGCTACCACTGCTGGGCGGAGTTCTGGGCCGAGGGGAAATGGTGGCCGGTGGACATCAGCGAGGCCGACAAGTACACGGCCCTCTCGACCTACTACTTCGGCCACCACCCGGCGAACCGCATCGAGCTGAGCCGTGGCCGTGACCTCGTCGTCGACCCCGCGCCCGCGTCGGGGCCGATCAACTTCCTCGCCTATCCCGTCCTCGAGGTCGCGGGCCAGCCGAAGAAGGCGAAAGTGGAGTTCAGCTTCGAGAGAGCCCACCCCCGTCCGTCGGGGGCCCGCAGCTCCTGA
- a CDS encoding efflux RND transporter periplasmic adaptor subunit: protein MNQRTKGILALAAGVAVLGLLGLAALLLARPAPETLQGEADATKVDVAAKVAGRIATIEVKEGDWVKKGDPVATIESPEIRARLDQAEAAKAGAEAQSRKADSGAREEEIRAARSQWDRARHAADLAEVTFGRLERLARDGVVPNQRRDEAEAQWKTSRDAADAAKAMYDMALAGARREDRDTATSLVSRAAGAVDEVKAFLDETKVAAPAAGEVYRRNVEPGEIVPAGFPIVTLVDLSDVWVTFQVREDRLERLKMGATVPARFPALGAGEIPLTVFFVAPQGDFATWRSTSAQGGFDLKTFEVRARPSRTVTGLRPGMSAVLTWR from the coding sequence ATGAACCAGAGAACGAAGGGCATCCTGGCGCTCGCGGCGGGCGTCGCCGTCCTCGGCCTCCTCGGCCTCGCGGCGCTGCTGCTGGCCCGTCCCGCCCCGGAGACTCTCCAGGGGGAGGCGGACGCGACGAAGGTCGACGTGGCCGCCAAGGTCGCCGGCCGCATCGCGACGATCGAGGTCAAGGAGGGCGACTGGGTGAAGAAGGGCGACCCCGTCGCCACGATCGAGAGCCCCGAGATCCGGGCCCGCCTCGACCAGGCCGAGGCGGCGAAGGCGGGCGCCGAGGCGCAGAGCCGGAAGGCCGACAGCGGCGCCCGCGAGGAGGAGATTCGGGCGGCAAGGAGCCAGTGGGACCGGGCGCGGCACGCCGCGGACCTCGCCGAGGTGACGTTCGGACGGCTCGAGCGGCTCGCGCGCGACGGCGTCGTCCCGAACCAGCGGCGCGACGAGGCGGAGGCGCAGTGGAAGACGTCGCGCGACGCGGCCGACGCCGCGAAGGCGATGTACGACATGGCGCTCGCCGGCGCCCGCCGCGAGGACCGCGACACGGCGACCTCCCTCGTCTCCCGCGCGGCGGGCGCCGTCGACGAGGTGAAGGCCTTCCTCGACGAGACGAAGGTCGCCGCCCCGGCCGCGGGTGAGGTCTATCGACGCAACGTCGAGCCCGGCGAGATCGTCCCGGCCGGCTTCCCCATCGTGACGCTCGTCGACCTCTCCGACGTCTGGGTGACGTTCCAGGTCCGCGAGGACCGCCTCGAGAGGCTGAAGATGGGCGCCACCGTGCCGGCCCGCTTCCCGGCGCTCGGGGCCGGAGAGATCCCGCTGACGGTCTTCTTCGTCGCCCCGCAGGGCGACTTCGCAACGTGGCGGTCGACGAGCGCCCAGGGGGGCTTCGACCTGAAGACGTTCGAGGTGCGGGCGAGGCCCTCGCGGACGGTGACCGGCCTGCGTCCCGGGATGAGCGCCGTCCTCACGTGGCGCTAG
- a CDS encoding ABC transporter permease, whose translation MALGGAPGVLRAGRREAERLVSSRYALVLLVLLPLAGFALVAAIFWNRLPEGLPVAVVDADRSLLSRRLVRMIDATKSMRVTGPFASPSEAFDEVLAARAYAVVTIPAHLERDVKRGAAPKVVLAYDALRLIPGSIVKRDVRAVVGTLSAGVEIQARKALGETPDVAAARFEPVRSMRGALFNPGLDYLAFLVPALGPTLLSIFVLVGAVHALGAELRDGTAGEWLAAGGSATRAVAGTLLPQTLHFTALGLVATALQFRLLGIPLRGSPLLVAFATLLLVLAYQAVGLLIVALSANLRLASSAAAFYGGPAFAFTGVTFPTFGMPLAAKAWGALLPLTHYLELLLGQAMRGAPPSASLAPLAALAAFVFLVPPLALWRMGRVMRDPSYWGRT comes from the coding sequence GTGGCGCTAGGCGGCGCGCCGGGCGTCCTTCGCGCGGGCCGGAGAGAGGCGGAGCGGCTCGTCTCGAGCCGGTACGCCCTCGTCCTTCTCGTCCTCCTTCCGCTGGCCGGATTCGCCCTCGTGGCGGCGATCTTCTGGAACCGCCTCCCCGAAGGCCTGCCGGTCGCCGTCGTCGACGCCGACCGCTCCCTCCTCTCGCGCCGGCTCGTCCGGATGATCGACGCGACGAAGTCGATGCGCGTGACGGGCCCGTTCGCCAGCCCGTCCGAGGCGTTCGACGAGGTCCTCGCGGCGCGGGCCTACGCCGTAGTGACGATCCCCGCCCACCTCGAGCGCGACGTGAAGCGCGGCGCCGCGCCGAAGGTCGTCCTCGCCTACGACGCCCTGCGGCTGATACCGGGCAGCATCGTGAAGAGGGACGTGCGGGCCGTCGTCGGCACCCTTTCGGCCGGCGTCGAGATCCAGGCCAGGAAAGCCCTCGGCGAGACGCCCGACGTCGCCGCCGCCCGCTTCGAGCCGGTCCGGTCGATGCGCGGCGCCCTCTTCAACCCCGGCCTCGACTACCTCGCCTTCCTCGTCCCGGCCCTCGGGCCCACGCTTCTCTCGATCTTCGTCCTCGTCGGCGCCGTCCACGCCCTCGGCGCCGAGCTGCGCGACGGCACGGCGGGCGAGTGGCTCGCGGCGGGCGGGAGCGCGACGCGCGCCGTGGCGGGGACTCTCCTTCCGCAGACGCTCCACTTCACGGCCCTCGGGCTCGTGGCGACGGCGTTGCAGTTCCGGCTCCTCGGCATCCCCCTGCGCGGCAGCCCGCTCCTCGTGGCCTTCGCGACGCTCCTTCTCGTCCTCGCCTACCAGGCGGTGGGTCTCCTCATCGTCGCGCTCTCGGCCAACCTCCGGCTCGCCTCGAGCGCGGCGGCCTTCTACGGCGGACCCGCCTTCGCCTTCACCGGCGTCACCTTCCCCACGTTCGGGATGCCCCTCGCCGCGAAGGCCTGGGGAGCGCTCCTCCCGCTGACGCACTACCTCGAGCTCCTCCTCGGCCAGGCGATGCGCGGCGCGCCTCCGTCCGCGTCCCTGGCGCCCCTCGCCGCCCTCGCGGCATTCGTCTTCCTCGTCCCGCCCCTCGCGCTCTGGCGGATGGGCCGGGTGATGCGCGACCCGTCGTACTGGGGGCGGACGTGA
- a CDS encoding YaiI/YqxD family protein, producing MTTAAPSIRIYVDADACPVKDEVFRVAKRYGLGVFVVSNGRIRVPDDPSVEMVVVSGHFDAADAWIAERVTEADVAVTSDIPLASLCLAKGARVLDPKGKVFTPESIGDALANRELMAYLRDTGDITGGPAPFEARDRSRFLQKLDEIVQSLLKATRQR from the coding sequence GTGACGACAGCCGCCCCCTCGATCCGGATCTACGTGGACGCCGACGCCTGCCCCGTGAAGGACGAGGTCTTTCGGGTCGCGAAGCGCTACGGCCTCGGGGTCTTCGTCGTCTCGAACGGGAGGATCCGCGTACCCGACGACCCGTCGGTCGAGATGGTCGTCGTGAGCGGGCACTTCGACGCGGCGGACGCCTGGATCGCCGAGCGGGTCACCGAGGCCGACGTCGCCGTGACGTCGGACATTCCGCTGGCCTCGCTCTGCCTCGCGAAGGGTGCCCGGGTGCTGGATCCGAAGGGAAAGGTCTTCACGCCGGAGTCGATCGGCGACGCCCTGGCGAACCGCGAGCTGATGGCCTACCTCCGCGACACCGGGGACATCACCGGCGGCCCGGCCCCGTTCGAGGCCCGGGATCGGTCCCGCTTCCTGCAGAAGCTGGACGAGATCGTCCAGTCCCTGCTCAAGGCGACCCGCCAGAGGTGA
- a CDS encoding Crp/Fnr family transcriptional regulator — protein MTHALLERIVLFRCLNPAEARALAEVCRLQVCERGDTVFVEGTRAKEMSFVALGTVKIVKATPARNVILRIVGAGSPVGIVAAWEGRPYPGTAIAVEPSTIVHVPEREFFSLTDRHPEILRQLLKLMMDRQVQLGQRVSEMTGSVETRVAQALLDLVVSSGKAEAQGASISLALTRQEIADLAGTTVETAIRIMSRWGKEGLVLTEGDGFVIPDVERLRAHLG, from the coding sequence GTGACCCACGCCCTTCTCGAACGGATCGTCCTGTTCCGCTGCCTCAACCCGGCCGAAGCGAGGGCGCTGGCCGAGGTGTGCCGCCTCCAGGTTTGCGAGAGAGGCGACACGGTCTTCGTCGAGGGGACCCGGGCCAAGGAGATGTCGTTCGTGGCCCTCGGGACCGTGAAGATCGTCAAAGCGACGCCGGCGCGAAACGTCATCCTTCGGATCGTCGGAGCGGGAAGCCCCGTCGGCATCGTCGCGGCCTGGGAGGGCCGGCCGTACCCGGGGACCGCCATCGCCGTCGAGCCGTCGACGATCGTCCACGTCCCCGAGCGGGAGTTCTTCTCCCTGACCGACAGGCACCCGGAGATCCTCCGCCAGCTCCTGAAGCTGATGATGGACCGGCAGGTGCAGCTGGGGCAGAGGGTCTCCGAGATGACCGGCTCGGTCGAGACGCGGGTGGCCCAGGCGCTTCTCGACCTCGTCGTCTCCTCCGGAAAGGCGGAGGCGCAGGGAGCATCGATCTCTCTCGCGCTCACCCGGCAGGAGATCGCCGACCTCGCCGGGACGACGGTCGAGACGGCGATCCGGATCATGAGCCGCTGGGGCAAGGAGGGGCTCGTCCTGACCGAGGGTGACGGGTTCGTCATCCCCGACGTCGAGCGCCTGCGCGCCCACCTCGGGTGA
- a CDS encoding TolC family protein gives MTRRSRLPRFTSSLACTAACVALSFVLAAAAEAADISLPEARSRMRTSHEALKAAGYEVRERAAEVGAANALLWPKLEANARITRMDGPIVIDLEPVRQVILALHPAVPGAAVPPFLLDVQDELFGRADVRLTWPLFTGGKIDAARSAADARKADAEASLRTVDESLSTELVRRYFGTRLARKARDVRAGVLSALDEHVRDARRLEEEGFLSRAERLHADVARSDADRELKGAEHDLALAREALANILTLPGEEGPALDATTPLFVVKDLPPLEELKRDALVANPSLARLAAAGSLAGAGLAAESARWYPDIAAFGFRELHERGLTLLDPTWAAGLTARWTLFDGFGREKSIVAARERSARVEALSSRARRDVETLVEKRYRESRKALEQVEAFGAALELGRENVRVRTRAFEEGVATSLDVVDARLSLARVELGRLAAARDFDVALAELLEAAGQSERYEALRASASGDVEK, from the coding sequence TTGACGAGGCGCTCCCGGCTCCCCCGCTTCACCTCATCGCTCGCCTGCACCGCGGCCTGTGTGGCGCTGTCCTTCGTCCTCGCGGCTGCGGCGGAGGCGGCCGACATCTCGCTCCCCGAGGCACGTTCGCGGATGCGCACGAGCCACGAGGCTCTCAAGGCCGCCGGGTACGAGGTCCGCGAGCGCGCGGCGGAGGTGGGCGCCGCGAACGCGCTCCTCTGGCCGAAGCTCGAGGCAAACGCACGCATCACCCGGATGGACGGGCCGATCGTCATCGACCTCGAGCCCGTCCGGCAGGTGATCCTCGCCCTACACCCCGCCGTCCCGGGTGCTGCGGTCCCGCCCTTCCTCCTCGACGTTCAGGACGAGCTGTTCGGGCGGGCCGACGTGAGGCTCACGTGGCCCCTCTTCACGGGCGGAAAGATCGACGCGGCCCGATCGGCCGCGGACGCGCGAAAGGCCGACGCCGAGGCCTCGCTCAGGACAGTGGACGAGAGCCTCTCGACAGAGCTCGTCCGGCGCTACTTCGGCACTCGTCTCGCGCGGAAGGCTCGGGACGTGCGGGCCGGGGTCCTCTCGGCCCTGGACGAGCACGTCCGGGACGCGCGGCGGCTCGAGGAGGAGGGATTCCTCTCGCGCGCCGAGCGGCTGCACGCCGACGTCGCGAGAAGCGACGCCGATCGCGAGCTCAAGGGGGCCGAGCACGACCTCGCCCTCGCCCGGGAGGCCCTCGCGAACATCCTGACCCTGCCCGGCGAGGAAGGCCCCGCCCTCGACGCCACGACCCCTCTCTTCGTCGTGAAGGACCTTCCCCCGCTCGAGGAGCTGAAGAGGGACGCCCTCGTCGCGAATCCCTCCCTCGCACGCCTCGCCGCCGCCGGCTCCCTTGCCGGTGCGGGGCTGGCGGCCGAGAGCGCCCGCTGGTACCCCGACATCGCCGCCTTCGGCTTCCGCGAGCTTCACGAGCGCGGCCTGACGCTCCTCGACCCGACCTGGGCGGCAGGCCTCACGGCCCGCTGGACCCTCTTCGACGGGTTCGGCCGGGAGAAGAGCATCGTGGCCGCACGCGAGCGCAGTGCCCGCGTCGAGGCCCTCTCGAGCCGCGCCCGGCGCGACGTCGAGACGCTCGTGGAGAAGCGCTACCGCGAGTCGCGGAAGGCGCTCGAGCAGGTGGAGGCCTTCGGGGCGGCGCTCGAGCTCGGCCGCGAGAACGTGCGCGTGAGGACGCGCGCCTTCGAGGAGGGCGTGGCGACGTCCCTCGACGTCGTCGACGCCCGGCTCTCCCTGGCCCGCGTCGAGCTCGGGCGCCTCGCGGCGGCCCGCGACTTCGACGTCGCCCTCGCCGAGCTGCTGGAAGCGGCCGGACAGTCCGAACGGTACGAGGCGCTCCGCGCGAGCGCCTCGGGAGACGTGGAGAAATGA
- a CDS encoding sigma 54-interacting transcriptional regulator encodes MPAAPPSSLHALREIARALSRTLDRTSSIARVVELLEDELGTLAATVTLVDPDSRDLRIEAASGLARDAARRARFRPGEGITGRVFESGRPVVLPDAAKEPLFLDRSGLLSAARRRRREVTFVCVPIPGERKRAGVLGAAFPRDARRDWEEVAAVLEVAAAMLGQTLRAHGRVEAERQKLLTENRQLKEELRERYELRNLVGNSAPMRRVYELVAQAAPSSATVLLRGESGTGKELVAHAIHYGSPRASRPFVRVSCAALPESLVESELFGHEAGAFTGARGRRPGRFELAHGGSLFLDEVGEISPAVQVKLLRVLQEREFERVGGTEPVRVDVRLIAATNKDLEAAMRAGTFREDLYYRLDVFSIFVPPLRERRTDIPLLADHFVEKLAREHRKDVRRIATTAIDVLMSYHWPGNVRELANCIERAVLVCEGGVLHAHHLPPTLQTAEVSGTLPQTSLEAALGTFEKDLLLDAVKIARGNRARAARLLQTTERILSYRLKRHAIDPDRFRP; translated from the coding sequence ATGCCCGCAGCGCCCCCGTCGAGCCTTCACGCCCTCCGCGAGATCGCGCGAGCGCTCTCGCGGACACTCGACCGGACCTCGTCCATCGCCCGGGTCGTCGAGCTGCTCGAGGACGAGCTCGGCACGCTGGCCGCGACCGTGACGCTCGTCGACCCGGATTCGCGAGACCTGCGGATCGAGGCCGCGTCCGGCCTCGCGCGCGACGCCGCGCGGCGCGCGCGCTTTCGTCCCGGCGAGGGGATCACCGGCCGCGTCTTCGAGAGCGGGAGGCCGGTGGTACTCCCCGACGCGGCGAAGGAGCCGCTCTTCCTCGACCGCTCGGGTCTCCTCTCCGCGGCCCGCAGGCGCCGCCGCGAGGTGACGTTCGTCTGCGTCCCGATTCCGGGGGAGAGGAAGCGCGCGGGAGTCCTGGGCGCGGCGTTCCCGCGCGACGCCCGTCGCGACTGGGAAGAGGTCGCGGCGGTCCTCGAGGTGGCCGCCGCGATGCTCGGCCAGACGCTGCGCGCCCACGGGCGGGTGGAGGCCGAGCGCCAGAAGCTCCTGACCGAGAACCGCCAGCTGAAGGAGGAGCTGCGCGAGCGCTACGAGCTGCGCAATCTCGTCGGCAACAGCGCACCCATGCGGCGGGTCTACGAGCTCGTCGCCCAGGCCGCCCCGTCCAGCGCGACGGTTCTCCTCCGGGGGGAATCCGGCACGGGGAAGGAGCTCGTCGCCCACGCGATCCACTACGGCTCGCCGCGGGCGTCCCGCCCGTTCGTGAGGGTCAGCTGCGCGGCGCTCCCGGAGAGCCTCGTCGAGTCCGAGCTGTTCGGCCACGAGGCGGGCGCCTTCACCGGCGCGCGCGGTCGCCGTCCCGGGCGGTTCGAGCTCGCCCACGGCGGATCGCTCTTCCTCGACGAGGTGGGAGAGATCTCGCCCGCCGTGCAGGTGAAGCTCCTCCGCGTCCTGCAGGAGCGGGAGTTCGAGAGGGTCGGCGGGACGGAGCCCGTCCGCGTCGACGTCCGGCTCATCGCGGCGACGAACAAGGACCTCGAGGCGGCGATGCGCGCCGGGACGTTTCGCGAGGACCTGTACTACCGGCTCGACGTCTTCTCGATCTTCGTCCCACCCCTGCGCGAGCGGCGCACCGACATCCCGCTCCTGGCCGACCACTTCGTCGAGAAGCTGGCTCGCGAGCACCGAAAGGACGTGCGGAGGATCGCCACGACCGCGATCGACGTCCTCATGAGCTACCACTGGCCGGGAAACGTCCGGGAGCTCGCGAACTGCATCGAGCGCGCCGTCCTCGTCTGCGAGGGGGGCGTCCTGCACGCCCACCACCTCCCTCCGACGCTCCAGACGGCCGAGGTCTCCGGGACCCTTCCGCAGACGTCCCTCGAAGCGGCCCTCGGCACGTTCGAGAAGGACCTTCTCCTCGACGCGGTCAAGATCGCCCGAGGGAACCGCGCCCGTGCGGCCAGGCTTCTCCAGACAACCGAGCGGATCCTGTCGTACCGCTTGAAGCGCCACGCGATCGACCCCGATCGCTTCCGGCCGTGA